A region of Chloracidobacterium sp. DNA encodes the following proteins:
- a CDS encoding type IV toxin-antitoxin system AbiEi family antitoxin domain-containing protein: MLKLKKLGVFTLAQGKAAGISQQDISRLVAAKDIVRLDRGIYLHPKTSLDKDVGFQIAYSKFGPGSAIGGLSALYHYNLAEQVPGEIWMMVPPEKRTEKMVID, translated from the coding sequence GTGCTAAAGTTAAAAAAACTTGGGGTATTTACACTGGCTCAGGGCAAGGCTGCGGGAATTAGTCAGCAAGACATATCCAGGCTTGTCGCTGCAAAGGATATCGTTCGTCTTGATCGTGGAATCTACCTTCATCCGAAGACGTCGCTCGATAAAGATGTAGGATTCCAGATCGCATATTCAAAGTTTGGGCCCGGTTCAGCAATCGGTGGTCTTTCAGCTCTATATCATTACAACCTTGCCGAGCAGGTTCCGGGAGAAATATGGATGATGGTCCCTCCGGAGAAAAGAACCGAGAAAATGGTTATAGACTGA
- a CDS encoding helix-turn-helix domain-containing protein — protein MRFDTNTTDQAILKEIGERVAMIRLNQNFTQANLAEQAGLSKRTVERLEAGESVQVTSLIRLLRSLGLQQRLEVLFPEPVSSPIAQLKLQGKKRRRASSKELRSSKGTGWSWGDDS, from the coding sequence ATGAGATTCGACACAAACACGACCGATCAAGCGATACTTAAAGAAATCGGAGAACGTGTTGCAATGATTCGATTGAATCAGAACTTCACCCAAGCAAATCTTGCGGAGCAAGCGGGCTTGTCTAAGCGAACCGTTGAACGGCTAGAGGCAGGCGAATCGGTACAAGTTACAAGCCTAATTCGGCTCCTGCGCTCATTAGGATTACAGCAGCGTTTAGAAGTACTTTTCCCAGAACCTGTTTCAAGCCCAATAGCTCAACTGAAACTTCAAGGGAAAAAACGACGACGGGCCTCCTCGAAAGAACTACGAAGCTCGAAAGGGACGGGCTGGAGTTGGGGAGATGATTCATGA